A window of Leptospira inadai serovar Lyme str. 10 genomic DNA:
CTCTGCCGGAAAATTGAGAAGCTATGTATCCTTTCTTTTGCCCTTCGTACGACGAAGCGAAATCCTTTTCTGCGGAAGTAGCGTATATTTTCGCCCAAGGGAAATCCTTGATCCCGCTTGCATGATCCCAATGTAAGTGGGAAAGGAATATGGATCGGATTTTGCGGGAATCAAAGCCGGCCTCTTGCAATTGATTGATCGCAGGGCGATCGTTTTTATAGGCTAGTAACGGTCTTTTATAAAAAGCGTGCTGTCGGAATTCTTCGGCGATATGAGTTCCCAATCCGGAATCGAACAGGAGAGTCCCTTTCGGGTGTTCAATCAATACGGCCGTATGAACTATTTTACGTTTTTTGAATAAGGATCCGCCTTCCACGATAAAAGCTTCCAGGGTTCTTCCCTCTCCCGTTTTAATGAACGAAAAACGGATATCGGGCCTATAATTCTCTTTGAATATACGAGGATCGGTCGCGACACGGAAGACCTCGAGGTTGGAGGGAACTGCCAATCTCGGAAATCCGAGAAGATAGATTTGAGTCGCGATAAAGACAGTCAGAACGATTAGCAGTAGTTTCAGCGGTTTCATAATTTATTCCCCTGCATTCAGTAATTGTTTTGCCGCTTTGGCCGCAGAACGAAGCGGGCGAACGTCCCTACTCGTTCGAGATAATAGGATGGCGCCCTCCATTAGCGAAAGTAAAACCTGGGCGAGTTCTCTCGCTCGAACTTTCCCATAGCCTGAATTTCGTAGGAAAAGTTCCAATCTAGTATTCCAATTTTTGAATATGTTCTGACAAACTTCGTTTACCACTCCGTTTTCCGAAGCGGTTTCGTTTGCCGTCGTGGAAATAGGACAACCCTTGGAGAAATTAGAGGCGATCAGTTTTGTTTCCAGAGATTGCAATATATTCTCGATACCGTTTGCCGCGGTTCTGGAATTTTTCAAGACGCGTTGGAAAAATTCCCCCATTTCCTCGCCGGAGATCGATAAAGCTTCGGTGGCCAATTCCTCTTTGCCGCCCGGGAAATGAAAATAAATGGATCCTTTCGGAGCCCCCGAGGCCTCCACGATATCGTTTAAGCCGGTTCCGGAATAACCTCGCATTTCCAGTGCTTCGGCCATTGCTCGGACCATTCTGTCCCGAGATTTTTCTCCCTTTTCGCCCATAAGGCCATTGAATCTATAAATAAATAGACCGGTCAATATAAAAATAGTCCCTTCAAAATAGCAAGAACCGGGTTGAGAAGGCTCTCCTGGCGGTGTATTCTTCCTTTTATGGAAAAAAAAGTGGTTATCGCGCAGGGTTTATGGTGCCGGAGTAGCTTATACGTTCCGATGGCGGAGAAGTTTCAGAAAAGAGGATATTCTTACTCGATTCCGGAATTACGGAACACGGAGGCGGGAGAGGACGGAGACATCATCCCCGATTCGAATCGATATCTGGAAATATTACAAAAACATAGTATTGATTGGGAGAATACGATTTTGGTGGGTCATTCGTTCGGAGGATTATTGGCTCAAATCATTGCAGCTAGGGTAAAACCCAAGGCCCTGGTTCTACTTAGTCCTGTCGTTCCGGTAAGCTACAATCGGCCGGGATTGTATGCAATCGCATTCGGAATCTATTTAACGTTTATATCCGAATTTTTTACGAAATCTTCCAGGCCTAGTCTAAACGGATTCTCCACCTGGATCTATCAATGCTTATCTAGGAAAGAAAAGGACGAGTTATATCCTTTCTTTTTGGATGAAAGTCCTTATGTAGTGCGGGAATGTGTTCTTCCCGGAAGAATGTCCCGGATCGCATATAAGTCCAAGTCCGAGATCGAATGCCCCGTTTTCGTGGCCGCGGCAAAGGAGGATAGAATCGTAAACGCAGAATCTTTGAGAAGATTTGCCGATCGATATGCGGGCGGTTATAAGGTTTACGAGAACACGTCCCACTGGATGATTACGGAAAGTTCGATAGATCGAATCGTGACCGATATTTGCGATTGGTTAGACAAAAAATGAACGTAAAGAAGTCGGTGGAATATTACGAAATGGTTGCGCGAGTGATCGAGTATATCGATTCGGTTTTTCCGGAACAACCTGATATCATCGAATTGGCCTCGGTCGCCGGATTATCGGAATATCATTTTACTCGAATCTTTTCGGAATGGGCGGGTCTCCCGCCGAAACGGTATCTGCAATTTCTAAGGCGGGAATATGCCAAAGAAATCCTGCAAAAGAGTTCGAATTCTTTAGATGCGGCCATTTCTCTCGGGATGAACGGAACCGGAAGATTACATGATTTATTCGTGACTACCGAAGCCGTAACACCCGGGCAATGGAAGACGAACGGAAAGGATTTAAAGATTCGTTATGGATTTCATCCGAGTCCGTTCGGAAATATGTTCGCGGCAAAAACCGATAAGGGAATTTGTGAATTGCATTTTGTGGACGATCGAACGATCTCCGAAATCGACCGGGCTTTTCGTAAGAAATGGAAAAACGCGGAACTCGTCGAAGATGCGAGTGCGACGTCGGAGCTGAACGAACTGTTTGAACCTTCTCGGACTAGAATAAAAATTCATCTCTTTGGGACGAATTTTCAAGTAAAGGTATGGGAGGCGCTACTCGCGATTCCGGAGGGGTTTCTGATTTCGTATGAGGACCTTGCGGAGCGTGCAGGTTCGAAGCAATCGGTTCGGGCGGTTGCCTCTGCAGTTGCTAAAAATCCTTTAGCTTATTTAATCCCTTGTCATCGAGTTATTCGTAAAACGGGTGTTTTGAACCGATATAGATGGGGAGCCACTCGAAAAGCGGCCATCATT
This region includes:
- a CDS encoding TetR/AcrR family transcriptional regulator; the protein is MAEALEMRGYSGTGLNDIVEASGAPKGSIYFHFPGGKEELATEALSISGEEMGEFFQRVLKNSRTAANGIENILQSLETKLIASNFSKGCPISTTANETASENGVVNEVCQNIFKNWNTRLELFLRNSGYGKVRARELAQVLLSLMEGAILLSRTSRDVRPLRSAAKAAKQLLNAGE
- a CDS encoding methylated-DNA--[protein]-cysteine S-methyltransferase — translated: MNVKKSVEYYEMVARVIEYIDSVFPEQPDIIELASVAGLSEYHFTRIFSEWAGLPPKRYLQFLRREYAKEILQKSSNSLDAAISLGMNGTGRLHDLFVTTEAVTPGQWKTNGKDLKIRYGFHPSPFGNMFAAKTDKGICELHFVDDRTISEIDRAFRKKWKNAELVEDASATSELNELFEPSRTRIKIHLFGTNFQVKVWEALLAIPEGFLISYEDLAERAGSKQSVRAVASAVAKNPLAYLIPCHRVIRKTGVLNRYRWGATRKAAIIAYEAAKIQKL
- a CDS encoding MBL fold metallo-hydrolase gives rise to the protein MKPLKLLLIVLTVFIATQIYLLGFPRLAVPSNLEVFRVATDPRIFKENYRPDIRFSFIKTGEGRTLEAFIVEGGSLFKKRKIVHTAVLIEHPKGTLLFDSGLGTHIAEEFRQHAFYKRPLLAYKNDRPAINQLQEAGFDSRKIRSIFLSHLHWDHASGIKDFPWAKIYATSAEKDFASSYEGQKKGYIASQFSGREVDWADLFFTDGPYENYESSKDWFGDGSLVFVPIQGHTPGSVGAFLNLSGNRRYLFTGDTTWSQEGFAFPAHKPRASRWIADNDPNRLGGELEKIHQLLSRYPKLRIIPAHDATAQEKFEFFPNWNR
- a CDS encoding alpha/beta hydrolase; the protein is MEKKVVIAQGLWCRSSLYVPMAEKFQKRGYSYSIPELRNTEAGEDGDIIPDSNRYLEILQKHSIDWENTILVGHSFGGLLAQIIAARVKPKALVLLSPVVPVSYNRPGLYAIAFGIYLTFISEFFTKSSRPSLNGFSTWIYQCLSRKEKDELYPFFLDESPYVVRECVLPGRMSRIAYKSKSEIECPVFVAAAKEDRIVNAESLRRFADRYAGGYKVYENTSHWMITESSIDRIVTDICDWLDKK